The Gemella haemolysans genome includes a region encoding these proteins:
- a CDS encoding PTS transporter subunit IIC produces the protein MTKSVRDFLNIILNGTALGVVAGLIPNAVLSTLFKYLGTLFAPGLFTTLTQAMYLLQFAIPVLVGVIVGQSLKFKPLESAVLGATVLAASGSLTFNAQAKAWTGVPMGDLFNVILITIIGALAINLVKDKFGAVTIIFLPITGGLVAALGLVTLPYTKSLTKLLASIIFEFTTLQPVLMCILITMTFSFLIVTPVSTVAMGLILFSNENYVGAGAATLGLVSAAAVLAIGTYRAKSKGASVAIILGAIKLMMPNCARKPQLLLTILTTAAITGLSGYFLKILGTHESAGFGIIGLIGPSKSYAMNNGNLLPVLLAFFVIPFTVAFLADRFYSDVLKLYKKDAYKPENL, from the coding sequence ATGACAAAATCAGTAAGGGATTTTCTTAATATTATTTTAAACGGTACAGCTTTAGGAGTTGTTGCAGGATTAATTCCAAATGCAGTTCTAAGTACATTATTTAAATATTTAGGAACATTATTTGCACCTGGATTATTCACTACATTAACTCAAGCGATGTATTTATTACAATTTGCAATTCCAGTTTTAGTAGGAGTTATTGTAGGGCAAAGTTTAAAATTCAAACCATTAGAGTCAGCAGTATTAGGAGCGACAGTCTTAGCAGCAAGTGGATCTTTAACTTTTAATGCACAAGCAAAAGCATGGACTGGGGTTCCAATGGGAGATTTATTTAACGTCATTTTAATTACAATTATTGGAGCTTTAGCAATTAACCTTGTTAAAGATAAATTCGGAGCTGTTACAATTATTTTCTTACCAATCACTGGAGGATTAGTAGCAGCGTTAGGATTAGTAACATTACCATATACTAAGAGTTTAACTAAACTTTTAGCATCGATCATTTTTGAATTTACAACATTACAACCAGTGTTAATGTGTATTTTAATAACGATGACATTTTCGTTCTTAATCGTTACACCTGTATCAACAGTTGCGATGGGATTAATACTATTTTCTAATGAAAACTATGTGGGGGCAGGAGCTGCAACATTAGGATTAGTTTCAGCAGCAGCGGTACTAGCTATCGGTACTTATAGAGCGAAAAGTAAAGGTGCTAGTGTGGCTATTATCTTAGGTGCAATCAAACTTATGATGCCAAACTGTGCACGTAAACCACAGTTACTATTAACAATTTTAACAACAGCAGCAATCACAGGACTTTCAGGATATTTCCTAAAAATTCTTGGGACACACGAGAGTGCAGGATTTGGTATTATCGGTTTAATCGGACCTTCTAAATCATACGCAATGAATAATGGTAACTTATTACCAGTGTTATTGGCATTCTTCGTAATTCCATTTACAGTTGCATTTTTAGCAGATAGATTTTATTCTGATGTATTGAAATTATATAAGAAAGATGCATATAAACCAGAAAATCTATAA
- the rsmG gene encoding 16S rRNA (guanine(527)-N(7))-methyltransferase RsmG, with translation MNKEQFYAAVKEKVGIELSELQKEQYSKYYDLVVEWNQKINLTAITEEDEFYTKHFFDSISLAFYKDYSNIESICDVGSGAGFPSIPLKILYPNLKVTIVDSLNKRIKFLNLVKDELGLSDCNFVHARAEEFGQNKDYRESFEIVTARAVARLNVLAELCLPLVKKGGYFLSLKAQKAEEETKEAINAIKLLGGKLEQDLEFDIEGEERHILEIRKAKETPNKYPRKAGTPNKKPLL, from the coding sequence ATGAATAAAGAACAGTTTTATGCTGCAGTAAAAGAAAAGGTAGGAATAGAATTATCAGAGCTTCAAAAAGAGCAGTATAGTAAATATTATGATTTAGTAGTTGAATGGAATCAGAAGATAAATCTTACTGCTATTACCGAAGAAGATGAATTTTATACAAAACACTTTTTTGATTCAATTTCACTAGCTTTCTATAAAGATTATTCTAATATTGAAAGTATTTGTGATGTGGGAAGTGGAGCAGGATTTCCTTCAATCCCATTGAAAATATTATATCCAAATTTAAAAGTTACGATTGTTGATTCGTTAAACAAGAGAATTAAGTTCTTAAATTTAGTAAAAGATGAACTAGGACTTAGTGATTGTAATTTTGTTCATGCTAGGGCAGAAGAATTTGGACAAAATAAAGACTACAGAGAAAGTTTTGAAATCGTAACTGCTAGAGCGGTAGCAAGATTAAATGTATTAGCTGAATTGTGTTTACCGTTAGTAAAAAAAGGTGGATATTTCTTAAGTTTAAAAGCACAAAAAGCGGAAGAAGAGACGAAAGAAGCGATTAATGCAATAAAACTTCTAGGTGGAAAGTTAGAACAAGATTTAGAATTTGATATTGAAGGTGAGGAGCGTCATATTTTAGAAATAAGAAAAGCTAAAGAGACACCTAACAAATATCCTAGAAAAGCAGGTACACCGAATAAAAAACCATTATTATAG
- the mnmG gene encoding tRNA uridine-5-carboxymethylaminomethyl(34) synthesis enzyme MnmG, with protein sequence MTEFLKEYDVIVIGGGHAGIEAAHASSRKGVKTLMITINLDTIGFMPCNPSVGGPAKGIVVREVDALGGLMGRVADKTNIQSKMLNTAKGPAVRALRMQSDKVEYQLEMKRILEDTPNLDIEQAMVRELIIEDNKVVGLRTMLGTAYKAKTIIITTGTYLRGEIVIGDIKYSSGPNHQMPSIDLAKQLEELGFDLVRFKTGTPPRVNADSVDFSKTAIQPGDEEEHAFSYETKEFVKDQVPCWLTYTNSTTHEIIDKNLGRSAMYSGVIKGTGPRYCPSIEDKYVRFNDKERHQLFLEPEGRNTKEIYVQGLSTSLPDDVQRDMVHSIAGLENAVIMRNGYAIEYDAVNPTTLWPTLETKLIDGLFTAGQINGTSGYEEAAGQGIMAGINAACKVLGEEPMILGRDEAYIGVLIDDLVTKGTNEPYRLLTSRAEHRLLLRHDNADMRLTEKAYNYGLVTKERYNKFCEKRKMVADEIERLKTFRITPTAATLEKLAELNSAEIRDGILAIDMLRRPELSHANVLYLANDDTVLPKDVVEQVEIEVKYEGYIKKSLQQVEKLKKMNEMKIPTDLNYDEVPSLALEAREKLKKVLPLTIGQASRISGVNPADISILLVYLEQRRGTNNE encoded by the coding sequence ATGACTGAATTTTTAAAAGAATATGATGTTATTGTAATTGGAGGAGGACATGCCGGAATTGAGGCAGCACATGCTTCAAGTAGAAAAGGTGTTAAAACTCTAATGATTACAATTAATTTAGATACTATTGGGTTTATGCCGTGTAATCCGAGTGTGGGTGGACCGGCAAAAGGAATTGTTGTACGTGAAGTAGATGCACTTGGTGGTCTAATGGGACGAGTAGCTGATAAGACTAATATTCAAAGTAAAATGTTAAATACAGCAAAAGGGCCAGCAGTTCGTGCACTAAGAATGCAATCTGATAAAGTTGAGTATCAATTAGAGATGAAGAGAATTTTAGAAGATACTCCAAATTTAGATATTGAGCAAGCAATGGTACGTGAACTTATTATTGAAGATAATAAAGTAGTTGGATTAAGAACTATGCTTGGAACAGCGTATAAAGCAAAAACAATTATTATAACTACAGGTACATATTTACGTGGTGAAATTGTAATTGGAGATATTAAATATTCTTCTGGACCAAATCATCAAATGCCATCTATCGATCTTGCGAAACAATTAGAAGAATTAGGATTTGACTTAGTTAGGTTTAAAACTGGGACACCACCAAGGGTTAATGCGGATAGTGTAGATTTTTCTAAAACAGCAATTCAACCAGGTGATGAAGAAGAACATGCATTTAGTTATGAAACTAAAGAATTTGTTAAAGATCAAGTACCATGTTGGTTAACTTATACAAATTCAACAACACATGAAATTATCGATAAGAACTTAGGACGTTCAGCTATGTATTCTGGAGTGATTAAAGGAACAGGACCAAGATATTGTCCAAGTATTGAAGACAAATATGTTCGTTTTAACGATAAGGAAAGACATCAACTTTTCTTAGAACCAGAAGGTAGAAATACGAAAGAAATATATGTACAAGGTCTGTCTACTTCGTTACCAGATGATGTTCAACGTGACATGGTACATAGTATTGCTGGTCTTGAAAATGCAGTAATTATGCGTAATGGGTATGCGATTGAATACGATGCAGTAAATCCAACAACACTATGGCCAACATTGGAAACAAAATTAATTGACGGGTTATTTACTGCGGGTCAAATTAATGGTACGAGTGGTTATGAAGAAGCAGCAGGTCAAGGTATTATGGCTGGAATAAACGCCGCTTGTAAAGTGCTTGGTGAAGAGCCGATGATTCTAGGTCGTGATGAAGCATATATTGGAGTTCTTATTGATGACCTAGTAACAAAAGGAACAAATGAGCCATATAGACTTTTAACTTCAAGAGCAGAACATAGATTATTATTACGTCATGACAATGCTGATATGCGTTTAACTGAAAAAGCTTATAACTACGGTTTAGTAACTAAAGAGAGATATAATAAATTCTGTGAAAAACGTAAGATGGTTGCTGACGAAATTGAAAGACTTAAAACTTTCAGAATAACTCCAACAGCTGCTACTCTAGAAAAACTAGCAGAATTAAATAGTGCGGAAATTCGTGACGGTATTTTGGCGATTGATATGCTAAGACGCCCAGAATTAAGCCATGCAAATGTTCTATATTTAGCTAATGATGATACAGTTCTTCCTAAAGATGTAGTAGAGCAAGTTGAAATCGAAGTTAAATACGAAGGTTATATTAAAAAATCTCTTCAACAAGTAGAAAAACTTAAGAAGATGAATGAGATGAAAATACCTACAGATCTGAATTATGATGAAGTACCAAGTTTAGCTTTAGAAGCAAGGGAAAAACTAAAAAAAGTATTACCATTAACTATTGGTCAAGCATCTCGTATCTCAGGAGTTAATCCAGCGGATATTTCTATTTTATTAGTATATTTAGAACAACGTAGAGGAACAAACAATGAATAA